One part of the Sorangiineae bacterium MSr11954 genome encodes these proteins:
- a CDS encoding protein kinase: protein MAARAAPHQLAHFEVVRRLGAGGMAEVFLAKKRGAEGTFKLLVVKRILPTHGASRRFRAMFIEEAQLATRLNHPNVVQVFEFYDGGDEGQLLAMEYVEGPDLGMLMASAKAKGTRLPPWVGAWAIAEAAKGLHYAHEKKDEGGAPLDIVHRDVSPQNVLLSYEGAVKIADFGIASARLFVEETGVIKGKFGYMSPEQARGENVDRRSDLYALGVIFWEILAGRPIHGGLGGEALLDIVRSGFVEPPSTYVRDVPTELEAIAMKALEPRREDRYATARDLSAAIARALLAKQVLVDASTLEATIAQLVAPRSNESSANDDGANVPGASFPPSITVAPSADDEHELGASSLAGELAGDAGSIRGAAKVSVEENVPSVPSSLEQRTQAAVPLAKSSVDFALGLSHLNSAPLRIERSIPPPASERGRPTGPREVRHVAVVTLRLHGVEELLERDRALGERTLDRLRTMLGDIAYKRGMRCWIWSSDTEARAVAGLTRNPGRAAFEAAWLALDTHEAISGMTEDLPIALGASLGIVRGIASGARDPHGNLVRYRLHDPATYLADVVGQETPRGRTWVAGGVYRLVRRDFRWGDATTLQLDPRASVDNVPPTMRIYALERSLSREERLAELSAAPNDLVGRDAEKADLHAAYHRAVSSGSGDGSGKLTARAVVGEMGIGKTALVTTFLAELPPNARIVRATCSPVKMEVPFSAAGDIVRDAIGTTGEEPFDDVVDLVARAGGGSAQGDASHPVVARLAELATNRPLGGGDDEHANYRRKLVSQGLRALLAAIALQQPLVLVVEGLQWADKQSHDLLGEIIHSDDPLPLLILLVSRPDDRSTALLDGVVRIELQALSSDEQVRLVETRLGVRKGVRNVCADLLPRVGGNPFFLLEMVDALLERGTLEIREERIAGDPSDAGAPGAGAPDRIEHVLVRTERSEGGLTGLPSTLEQLLGDRLRELPREEHAVIDWLAIAGGPLLLGDLTRLTRAQGDDAVVRLCARGLCDRKGDVIDFRHPLTRDVAYLALAPGDRVVMHRTLGEHLGRTNVGRGLSAAIVARHLARGEAGEQAADFYLEAALAAKNGNQVPLAVRYYNRALAYLPLSDARRVVAHESLESIFRVLGRRLERIRHLEALRKLARAQGTPRVTCLALLRSARFDLDDGRLAHGLPLARRAAEVAHGCQIPNYEIDAEAMVSEFLRELGSVQGALAASDRALAACDPNVNPQVPPRARADVLRARGVLLRRVGRVREAVDSYVDAIAVFRKVGARRQEARAKHTLAFALFCQGRYEDSIALAFESIQLDLAIGGRFQLANTLTNIGHAYAKVGDIPRALAYLKRARDAHVRYNDQDAHADTLTVSAEVMAETGQLDEAEHFLEQASALTAVTHNAYDETHELVIRAELQRLRRNAHAAIVQAIEARRTAEDRSLVSFHFYGLAIEAAARVEAGEMHAATLLATTVLGAVETLQGCEYGVEIRVLCADALKRAGSPQAPQAHQRAVDHAVAVASSIRDARLRTLFLERPVVSGLFDKTPVPQVVLSGVSESLEP from the coding sequence ATGGCAGCACGTGCCGCCCCCCATCAGCTTGCGCACTTCGAGGTGGTGCGCCGACTGGGGGCCGGGGGAATGGCCGAGGTGTTCCTCGCCAAGAAGAGGGGCGCCGAGGGGACGTTCAAGCTGCTCGTGGTCAAGCGGATTTTGCCGACGCATGGAGCGTCGCGGCGGTTTCGCGCGATGTTCATCGAGGAGGCGCAGCTCGCGACCCGGCTGAATCATCCCAACGTCGTTCAGGTCTTCGAGTTTTACGACGGGGGCGATGAGGGGCAGTTGCTCGCCATGGAGTATGTCGAGGGCCCGGACCTCGGGATGCTGATGGCCAGCGCCAAGGCAAAAGGGACGCGCCTCCCGCCATGGGTCGGCGCGTGGGCGATCGCCGAGGCCGCCAAGGGGCTGCACTACGCGCACGAGAAGAAGGACGAGGGCGGCGCGCCGCTCGACATCGTGCACCGCGATGTTTCGCCGCAGAACGTGCTCTTGTCGTACGAGGGCGCGGTGAAGATCGCCGATTTCGGCATCGCCAGCGCGCGGCTGTTCGTGGAGGAGACGGGGGTCATCAAGGGCAAGTTCGGGTACATGTCGCCCGAGCAGGCCCGCGGCGAGAACGTGGATCGGCGCAGCGATTTGTATGCGCTGGGGGTCATTTTTTGGGAGATCCTGGCGGGGCGCCCCATCCACGGCGGGCTCGGTGGCGAAGCGCTGCTCGACATCGTTCGCTCGGGGTTCGTGGAGCCGCCCAGCACGTACGTGCGCGACGTGCCGACGGAGCTCGAGGCCATCGCCATGAAGGCGCTGGAGCCGCGGCGCGAGGATCGCTACGCCACGGCGCGCGATCTGTCGGCCGCGATCGCACGGGCGCTCTTGGCCAAGCAGGTGCTCGTCGACGCGTCGACCTTGGAGGCGACCATCGCGCAGCTGGTCGCGCCGCGCAGCAACGAGAGCAGCGCCAACGACGACGGGGCGAATGTCCCGGGCGCGAGCTTTCCGCCGTCCATCACGGTGGCGCCGAGCGCGGACGACGAGCACGAGCTCGGGGCATCGAGCCTCGCCGGGGAGCTCGCCGGCGACGCGGGGTCGATCCGGGGGGCGGCAAAAGTCTCGGTGGAGGAGAACGTCCCCTCCGTGCCGAGCAGCCTCGAACAGCGCACGCAGGCGGCGGTGCCCCTGGCGAAGAGCAGCGTGGACTTCGCCCTCGGGCTCTCGCACTTGAACAGCGCGCCGCTGCGGATCGAGCGCTCCATCCCGCCGCCGGCGTCGGAGCGCGGAAGACCCACCGGCCCGCGCGAGGTGCGCCACGTGGCGGTGGTCACCTTGCGGCTCCATGGCGTAGAGGAGCTCCTCGAGCGCGATCGCGCGTTGGGTGAGCGCACCCTCGACCGACTGCGGACCATGCTCGGGGACATCGCCTACAAGCGGGGCATGCGCTGTTGGATCTGGTCCAGCGACACCGAGGCTCGGGCGGTCGCCGGGCTCACGCGCAACCCGGGCCGCGCCGCCTTCGAGGCCGCGTGGCTCGCGCTCGATACACACGAGGCCATCTCCGGGATGACCGAGGATCTGCCCATCGCGCTGGGTGCGTCGCTGGGCATCGTGCGCGGCATCGCCTCGGGCGCGCGCGATCCGCACGGAAACCTGGTGCGCTACCGCCTGCACGATCCGGCCACGTATTTGGCGGACGTGGTGGGGCAGGAGACGCCGCGCGGGCGCACCTGGGTGGCCGGCGGAGTGTACCGATTGGTACGACGCGATTTTCGCTGGGGCGATGCGACGACCTTGCAGCTCGATCCGCGGGCCTCGGTGGACAACGTGCCGCCGACCATGCGCATTTATGCGCTGGAGCGGAGCTTGTCGCGCGAGGAGCGCTTGGCGGAGCTGTCGGCCGCGCCGAACGACTTGGTCGGGCGCGACGCGGAGAAGGCCGATTTGCACGCCGCTTACCATCGCGCGGTGAGCTCGGGCAGCGGGGACGGCAGCGGCAAGCTGACGGCGCGGGCGGTCGTGGGCGAGATGGGCATCGGCAAGACCGCGCTGGTCACCACGTTCCTCGCGGAGCTCCCGCCGAACGCGCGCATCGTGCGGGCCACGTGCTCGCCGGTGAAGATGGAGGTGCCCTTCAGCGCCGCCGGCGACATCGTGCGCGACGCCATCGGCACCACCGGCGAAGAGCCGTTCGACGACGTGGTCGATCTGGTGGCGCGCGCCGGCGGTGGCAGCGCCCAAGGCGACGCGTCGCACCCGGTGGTGGCGCGCCTCGCGGAGCTGGCGACGAACCGCCCGCTGGGCGGCGGAGACGACGAGCACGCGAACTACCGCCGCAAGCTGGTGAGCCAAGGCCTGCGCGCGCTGCTCGCGGCCATCGCGCTGCAACAGCCGTTGGTGCTGGTGGTGGAAGGGCTCCAGTGGGCCGACAAACAGAGCCACGATCTGCTGGGCGAGATCATCCACTCCGACGATCCGCTGCCGCTCCTCATCCTGCTGGTCTCGCGGCCCGACGACCGAAGCACCGCCCTGCTCGACGGCGTGGTGCGCATCGAGCTGCAGGCGCTCTCGAGCGACGAGCAGGTGCGCTTGGTCGAGACACGGCTGGGGGTACGCAAAGGCGTCCGCAACGTGTGCGCGGATCTTTTGCCGCGGGTGGGCGGCAACCCGTTTTTCCTGCTCGAGATGGTCGACGCGCTGCTCGAGCGCGGAACCTTGGAGATCCGAGAGGAGCGCATCGCGGGCGACCCCAGCGACGCAGGTGCGCCCGGAGCTGGCGCGCCCGACCGCATCGAGCACGTGCTGGTGCGCACCGAGCGCTCCGAGGGCGGGCTCACCGGGCTTCCGTCGACCTTGGAGCAGCTCCTCGGCGATCGCCTGCGCGAGCTTCCGCGCGAAGAGCACGCCGTGATCGATTGGCTCGCCATCGCAGGCGGGCCGCTCTTGTTGGGCGATCTGACGCGTCTGACCCGCGCCCAAGGCGACGATGCGGTCGTCCGGCTCTGCGCGCGCGGCCTCTGCGATCGCAAGGGCGACGTCATCGACTTTCGCCACCCGCTCACGCGCGACGTCGCCTACTTGGCGCTGGCGCCGGGCGATCGCGTGGTGATGCACCGCACCTTGGGCGAGCACCTCGGTCGAACGAATGTGGGGCGCGGGCTCTCGGCCGCCATCGTGGCGCGGCACTTGGCGCGCGGCGAGGCGGGGGAGCAAGCCGCGGATTTTTACCTCGAGGCCGCCCTGGCGGCGAAGAACGGCAACCAGGTGCCGCTGGCGGTGCGCTACTACAACCGCGCGCTGGCGTACCTGCCGCTGAGCGATGCGCGGCGGGTGGTGGCGCACGAATCGCTCGAGTCGATCTTTCGCGTGCTCGGCCGGCGCCTGGAGCGCATCCGCCACCTCGAGGCCCTGCGCAAGCTGGCGCGCGCCCAAGGAACGCCGCGGGTCACGTGCTTGGCGCTGCTCCGCTCGGCGCGCTTCGATCTGGACGACGGGCGCCTCGCGCACGGTCTGCCGCTGGCGCGGCGCGCGGCCGAGGTCGCGCACGGGTGCCAGATCCCCAACTACGAGATCGACGCCGAGGCGATGGTGAGCGAATTTTTGCGCGAGCTCGGGAGCGTGCAAGGCGCGCTCGCGGCCTCCGATCGCGCCCTCGCCGCGTGCGATCCCAACGTGAACCCCCAGGTGCCGCCGCGCGCGCGGGCCGACGTGCTGCGCGCGCGCGGGGTCTTGCTGCGCCGGGTGGGGCGCGTGCGCGAGGCGGTGGACTCGTACGTCGATGCCATCGCCGTCTTTCGCAAGGTGGGGGCGCGACGGCAGGAGGCGCGTGCCAAGCACACCCTGGCGTTTGCGCTGTTCTGCCAGGGGCGCTACGAGGATTCCATCGCGCTCGCCTTCGAGTCGATCCAGCTCGATCTGGCCATCGGCGGGCGCTTTCAGCTGGCCAACACGCTCACCAACATCGGCCACGCCTACGCGAAGGTGGGCGACATCCCGAGGGCGCTGGCGTACTTGAAGCGCGCGCGCGACGCGCACGTTCGCTACAACGATCAAGATGCGCACGCGGACACGCTCACGGTGAGCGCAGAGGTGATGGCCGAAACGGGTCAGCTCGACGAAGCCGAGCATTTCCTCGAGCAGGCGTCGGCGCTCACCGCGGTCACCCACAACGCGTACGATGAGACGCACGAGCTCGTCATTCGCGCCGAGCTGCAGCGCTTGCGGCGCAACGCGCACGCGGCCATCGTGCAGGCCATCGAGGCGCGGCGCACGGCCGAGGATCGCTCCCTGGTGAGCTTCCACTTCTACGGCCTCGCCATCGAGGCCGCGGCGCGGGTCGAAGCGGGGGAAATGCACGCCGCGACCTTGCTGGCCACCACCGTGCTGGGCGCGGTGGAGACTTTGCAAGGGTGCGAGTATGGCGTCGAGATTCGGGTTCTTTGCGCCGACGCGCTCAAGCGTGCCGGCTCGCCGCAAGCGCCCCAAGCCCATCAACGCGCGGTCGACCATGCGGTGGCCGTCGCCTCGAGCATCCGCGATGCGCGGTTGCGTACGTTGTTTCTCGAACGTCCCGTCGTCAGCGGTTTGTTCGACAAAACACCGGTGCCGCAAGTAGTTCTATCCGGTGTGTCCGAATCCCTGGAACCATGA
- a CDS encoding patatin-like phospholipase family protein, which produces MTPNRPPAQPSGRRVAMILSGGGARGAYEVGVLWYIFDELTRIRGRPPKIDILCGTSIGAINACYLAAHLGDPVLGMRRLVDLWSELQLPRVLGFGVRQVLSLPRLVLGGTGDGYGLFDARPMAEIVTREISWRAVSRCLRRRQLLALSVSCTEVSRGRTVVFMQTSPHWTIPETPPPRTVFRSCHVGPHHALASAAIPLLFPPVRIDRELYLDGGLRQNTPIAPALRLGATHIFAMGSSQVVHGPLGSEGPRKTTEMPAAAFLLGKVLNAFLLDHLDTDIELLTRINHVIEDGTSTFGTDFLERLNTAATKRNAPAYKHVHCVNVRPSENMGRMASDFVRRGRYRGDPFVTKRLLSMLDFGVGDEADLASYLLFDGQFCRQLIEMGRADARARRDELLEFFADDPETGVSAVPESFEDYGGGGEGGGDDTDNLRASGDFSAAVARER; this is translated from the coding sequence ATGACCCCGAATCGACCGCCAGCGCAGCCAAGTGGACGGCGCGTCGCCATGATCCTCTCCGGGGGCGGCGCGCGCGGAGCCTACGAAGTGGGGGTGCTCTGGTACATCTTCGACGAGCTGACGCGCATCCGCGGGCGGCCGCCGAAGATCGACATCCTCTGCGGAACCAGCATCGGCGCCATCAACGCGTGCTACCTCGCCGCGCACTTGGGCGATCCCGTGCTGGGCATGCGCCGGCTGGTCGACCTTTGGAGCGAGCTGCAGCTGCCGCGCGTGCTGGGCTTCGGCGTGCGCCAGGTGCTCAGCCTGCCGCGCCTGGTGCTCGGCGGCACGGGCGATGGGTACGGGCTCTTCGATGCGCGGCCGATGGCCGAAATCGTCACCCGTGAGATCAGCTGGCGCGCGGTGAGCCGGTGCCTCCGGCGGCGGCAGCTCTTGGCGCTCAGCGTCTCGTGCACGGAGGTCTCGCGCGGGCGCACGGTGGTGTTCATGCAGACGTCACCGCACTGGACGATCCCCGAGACGCCGCCGCCGCGCACCGTCTTTCGGTCGTGCCACGTGGGGCCGCACCACGCGCTCGCGAGCGCGGCCATCCCGCTGCTCTTTCCACCGGTGCGCATCGATCGCGAGCTGTACCTCGATGGGGGCCTGCGCCAGAACACCCCCATCGCGCCAGCCCTGCGCCTCGGGGCCACGCACATCTTCGCCATGGGCAGCTCGCAGGTGGTGCACGGTCCGCTCGGCAGCGAGGGCCCGCGCAAGACCACCGAGATGCCGGCCGCCGCGTTTCTGTTGGGCAAGGTGCTGAACGCGTTCTTGCTCGATCACTTGGACACGGACATCGAGCTCCTGACGCGCATCAACCACGTCATCGAGGATGGAACGAGCACCTTCGGCACGGACTTCCTCGAGCGGCTCAACACGGCGGCCACCAAGCGAAACGCGCCCGCGTACAAACACGTCCACTGCGTGAACGTGCGGCCGAGCGAGAACATGGGCCGCATGGCGTCCGACTTCGTGCGCCGCGGACGTTACCGAGGCGATCCCTTCGTGACCAAGCGGCTGCTCTCGATGCTCGACTTCGGCGTGGGCGACGAGGCCGATCTGGCGAGCTACCTGCTCTTCGACGGCCAATTCTGCCGCCAGCTCATCGAGATGGGCCGCGCCGACGCGCGCGCCCGGCGCGACGAGCTGCTCGAGTTCTTCGCCGACGACCCGGAGACCGGCGTGAGCGCCGTCCCCGAGTCGTTCGAAGACTACGGCGGCGGCGGCGAAGGCGGCGGGGACGACACCGATAACCTGCGCGCCTCCGGCGATTTCAGCGCCGCCGTCGCGCGGGAGCGGTGA
- a CDS encoding fused MFS/spermidine synthase gives MMGARQANPVAVPRSGIALLLPMFAIALFMSATLLFCVQPMIGKMLLPLLGGAPAVWVTCMVFFQAALLVGYGYSHLLTHHVKVRGQVLVHSLVLLLPLLFLPLAFSGDETATWDPAATPVWRLMALLAVRVGLPFVVVSTSAPLLQRWFSTIGHPSGKDPYFLYAASNAGSMLALAAYPAVMEPTMRLAEQSSFWRWAYIGFIVLVMACGAVVLKRAPEVAAAEAKAGPAAHEGAAEGDEAEPDRAIGLGDRLRWIGLSFVPSSMLLGVTTYVTTDIAATPLFWVLPLALYLLTFILVFAKRPPISHERSVAVLPFLTTITVLIYIGEFARPAWLFITPHLLLLFFASMVGHGALAKDRPPAKHLTEFFFWISVGGVLGGIFNGIVAPLVFDRVIEYPLAIALACLCRAESLRAPPEERRRDLLVPLALGAITAGLVLALRAWGMPSIKNDISFAIFALAVFVNHTTKKHPLRFALGVGAVLAASYFNYGAIGRTVYVARNFFGVVKVTHDETDKFVQIVHGSTLHGLQFLDPAKRNVATAYYHATGPLGQVIEMYRAHPAASSNAVIGLGAGAISTYARPGETWTYYEIDPIVEIVARDPRYFTFVHDSFPDPSALRIELGDARLKIRNAPDHGYGLLILDAFSSDSVPVHLVTREAMALYLAKLAPGGILAFHVTNRHLDLRPVFASVAHDAGLVLYGRSDLQVSDDLTVSNGKTGSRWLVAARDAETLRAIASDPQWERLEADPARRPWTDDFSNILSVYRW, from the coding sequence ATGATGGGCGCTCGCCAGGCCAATCCGGTCGCCGTGCCGCGCTCGGGCATCGCCTTGCTCCTGCCGATGTTCGCGATCGCGCTGTTCATGAGCGCGACGCTCCTGTTCTGCGTGCAGCCGATGATCGGCAAAATGCTCCTGCCGCTCCTCGGCGGGGCGCCCGCGGTGTGGGTCACGTGCATGGTGTTCTTTCAGGCCGCGCTGCTCGTGGGCTACGGGTACTCGCACCTGCTCACGCACCACGTGAAGGTGCGCGGCCAAGTGCTGGTGCACTCGCTCGTGCTCTTGCTGCCGCTCTTGTTCCTGCCGCTCGCGTTCTCGGGCGATGAAACGGCCACGTGGGATCCGGCGGCGACGCCGGTCTGGCGCTTGATGGCCCTGCTCGCCGTGCGCGTCGGCTTGCCGTTCGTCGTGGTGTCGACCAGCGCGCCGCTGCTTCAGAGGTGGTTCTCGACCATCGGTCACCCCTCCGGAAAAGACCCGTACTTCCTGTACGCCGCCAGCAACGCGGGCAGCATGCTCGCGCTCGCGGCGTACCCCGCCGTGATGGAGCCGACCATGCGGCTCGCGGAGCAGTCGTCGTTCTGGCGCTGGGCGTACATCGGTTTCATCGTGCTGGTCATGGCGTGCGGCGCGGTCGTCCTCAAGCGCGCGCCGGAGGTCGCGGCGGCGGAGGCGAAGGCCGGTCCCGCGGCGCACGAAGGCGCGGCGGAGGGCGACGAGGCGGAGCCGGATCGCGCGATTGGCTTGGGGGATCGCCTGCGGTGGATTGGGCTGTCGTTCGTTCCCTCGAGCATGCTGCTCGGCGTGACCACGTACGTCACCACGGACATCGCGGCGACGCCGCTCTTCTGGGTGCTGCCGCTGGCGCTCTATCTCCTGACGTTCATCTTGGTCTTCGCCAAGCGCCCGCCCATCTCGCACGAGCGCTCGGTGGCGGTGCTGCCGTTTCTGACCACCATCACCGTCCTGATCTACATCGGCGAGTTTGCTCGCCCGGCGTGGCTGTTCATCACCCCGCACCTGTTGCTCCTCTTCTTCGCGTCGATGGTCGGCCACGGCGCCCTCGCCAAGGACCGTCCGCCGGCCAAGCACCTCACGGAGTTCTTCTTCTGGATCAGCGTCGGCGGCGTGCTGGGCGGGATCTTCAACGGCATCGTGGCGCCGCTCGTCTTCGATCGCGTCATCGAGTACCCGCTCGCCATCGCGCTCGCGTGCCTCTGCCGCGCCGAGAGCCTTCGCGCCCCGCCCGAGGAGCGCCGGCGCGATCTCCTGGTGCCGCTGGCGCTGGGGGCCATCACTGCGGGCCTCGTCCTCGCGCTGCGCGCCTGGGGGATGCCGTCGATCAAGAACGACATTTCCTTCGCCATCTTCGCGTTGGCCGTCTTCGTCAACCACACCACCAAGAAGCACCCGCTGCGCTTCGCGCTCGGCGTGGGCGCGGTGCTCGCGGCCAGCTATTTCAACTACGGCGCCATCGGGCGCACCGTTTACGTGGCGCGCAACTTCTTTGGCGTGGTGAAGGTGACGCACGACGAGACGGATAAGTTCGTTCAGATCGTGCACGGGAGCACCTTGCACGGTCTTCAGTTCCTCGATCCGGCCAAGCGCAACGTGGCCACGGCCTACTACCACGCGACCGGACCTTTGGGGCAGGTGATCGAGATGTACCGCGCCCACCCCGCCGCGTCGAGCAACGCGGTCATCGGCCTGGGCGCGGGCGCCATCTCCACGTACGCGCGTCCGGGCGAGACATGGACGTACTACGAGATCGATCCCATCGTCGAAATCGTGGCGCGCGATCCGCGCTACTTCACCTTCGTCCACGACTCGTTCCCCGATCCGAGCGCCCTGCGCATCGAGCTCGGCGACGCGCGCCTCAAGATCCGCAACGCGCCCGATCACGGCTACGGGCTGCTCATCCTCGACGCGTTCTCGAGCGACTCGGTGCCGGTGCACCTGGTGACGCGCGAGGCGATGGCGCTCTACCTCGCCAAGCTGGCGCCCGGCGGCATCCTGGCGTTCCACGTCACCAACCGGCACCTCGATCTGCGTCCGGTCTTCGCCAGCGTGGCGCACGACGCGGGGCTCGTCTTGTACGGGCGCTCCGATCTCCAGGTGTCGGACGATTTGACCGTCTCCAACGGCAAGACGGGCTCGCGCTGGCTCGTCGCAGCGCGCGACGCAGAGACGCTCCGCGCCATCGCCAGCGATCCGCAGTGGGAGCGGCTCGAGGCCGATCCCGCGCGGCGCCCCTGGACGGACGACTTTTCGAACATTCTGTCCGTCTATCGGTGGTAG
- a CDS encoding LysR family transcriptional regulator has protein sequence MDESELRAFTALAREQRFTRAARSLGVSQPTLSRLVQRLEKQLGAKLVVRAPQGVVLTDAGERFLSHAERALASIDSGIAEVSELAGEPRGEVKLGALPTINAYVLPPVVAAFHKAHPAVKLIVHEGFSSTLEAKVVRGELDLAIVQHPPKSEEVSALFLWSEAHWLAVPPNHRLAGSKKPIALQALIDEHFVVIPGMPGMRKMEEICAAAGKRPQIALETENLESVRRMIEAGLGISLVPALMARDKRWRVDPIPIAGGVVSRDVGVVHRGAGYLTAATRALRNAIVAYVKSQKF, from the coding sequence ATGGACGAAAGCGAGCTCCGCGCCTTCACCGCCCTCGCCCGCGAGCAGCGCTTCACGCGCGCGGCGCGGTCGCTCGGCGTCTCGCAGCCCACCTTGTCGCGCCTCGTTCAGCGGCTCGAGAAGCAGCTGGGGGCCAAGCTGGTCGTGCGCGCCCCACAAGGCGTGGTGCTGACCGACGCCGGCGAACGCTTCTTGTCGCACGCCGAGCGGGCGCTGGCGTCGATCGACTCCGGCATCGCCGAGGTGAGCGAGCTCGCGGGCGAGCCGCGCGGGGAGGTGAAGCTGGGCGCGCTCCCGACCATCAACGCGTACGTGCTCCCTCCGGTGGTCGCGGCCTTTCACAAGGCGCACCCGGCGGTGAAGTTGATCGTGCACGAGGGGTTCTCCTCGACCCTCGAGGCCAAGGTCGTGCGCGGCGAGCTCGATCTGGCCATCGTGCAGCACCCGCCCAAGAGCGAAGAGGTCTCCGCCCTGTTCCTCTGGAGCGAGGCCCATTGGCTGGCCGTTCCTCCCAACCACCGGCTCGCGGGGAGCAAGAAGCCCATCGCGCTGCAAGCCCTGATCGACGAGCACTTCGTGGTCATCCCCGGCATGCCCGGTATGCGCAAGATGGAGGAGATCTGCGCGGCCGCCGGCAAGCGCCCGCAGATCGCGCTCGAGACGGAGAACCTGGAGAGCGTGCGGCGCATGATCGAGGCGGGCCTCGGCATCTCGCTGGTCCCCGCGCTGATGGCGCGCGACAAGCGCTGGCGCGTCGACCCCATTCCCATCGCCGGCGGGGTCGTCTCCCGCGACGTGGGCGTCGTTCACCGCGGCGCGGGGTACCTCACGGCCGCGACCCGCGCCTTGCGCAACGCCATCGTGGCCTATGTGAAGTCGCAGAAGTTCTAG
- a CDS encoding MFS transporter, with amino-acid sequence MSSSVSSQLLDGPAATAGTRRKIATLAMMTALVVSAFEGTVPTTAMPSIVRELGGMHLFSWVYASFLVASAVSIPVFSKLADRAGRRPIFTAGMMLFLLGSVLCGAARSMNELIAARALQGLGVGAIGPLVPTVIGDLYTLEERARVQALFMAAWGAANALGPLVGGLMVSTMSWRWVFFVNVPFGCAAIALLLASYVDPPRAGRIGSLSELRAFVRSHIDVRGTLLFAVSAGTFLLGLEREAPFGLAVRAGLFLLAGGFAFALMQEERKTRVPILPFAELSDPVVRAGAVGSLFAGGLMYAVPAYVPLWFATERHGSAVVAGFALVPFLLAWAVGSALGVKLLVRSGTVVIARAALSLSAVGTVLVAIAAHLHASSTTVFAALGVVGLGLGATANATLVGPQARVPWAKRGAVTGLIQTGRTLGGAAVVAVLALAPSASWRFAILALLTFLGGRAISVAGSSSRAADPAPRA; translated from the coding sequence ATGTCTTCATCGGTGTCTTCGCAGCTGCTGGACGGACCAGCAGCCACCGCGGGGACACGACGGAAGATCGCGACCCTCGCCATGATGACGGCGCTGGTCGTCAGTGCGTTCGAAGGAACCGTGCCGACGACCGCGATGCCCAGCATCGTGCGGGAGCTCGGAGGGATGCACCTCTTCTCCTGGGTCTACGCGAGCTTCCTCGTTGCCTCCGCCGTATCCATCCCCGTTTTCAGTAAGCTCGCCGACCGCGCCGGACGGCGCCCCATCTTCACCGCCGGCATGATGCTCTTCTTGCTCGGCTCGGTCCTGTGCGGGGCCGCGCGATCCATGAACGAGCTGATCGCTGCGCGCGCCCTCCAAGGCTTGGGGGTCGGCGCCATCGGGCCGCTCGTGCCCACCGTCATCGGCGATCTCTACACGTTGGAGGAGCGCGCGCGGGTGCAGGCGCTCTTCATGGCCGCGTGGGGCGCGGCCAACGCGCTCGGTCCGCTGGTCGGCGGCCTCATGGTCTCCACCATGTCGTGGCGCTGGGTCTTCTTCGTCAACGTTCCCTTCGGCTGCGCGGCCATCGCGCTGCTCCTGGCCTCGTACGTCGACCCGCCGCGCGCGGGCCGGATCGGATCGCTGTCCGAGCTCCGCGCCTTCGTCCGCTCGCACATCGATGTACGGGGAACGTTGCTCTTCGCGGTTTCGGCCGGCACCTTTCTGCTCGGTCTGGAGCGCGAAGCGCCCTTCGGTCTCGCGGTGCGCGCCGGGCTGTTTCTGCTGGCCGGAGGCTTCGCCTTCGCGCTCATGCAGGAGGAGCGAAAGACGAGGGTGCCCATCCTGCCGTTCGCGGAGCTCTCCGATCCGGTGGTTCGCGCGGGCGCCGTGGGCAGCCTGTTCGCCGGTGGATTGATGTACGCCGTGCCCGCGTACGTGCCGCTTTGGTTCGCGACCGAGCGGCATGGGAGCGCGGTGGTGGCTGGGTTCGCGCTGGTGCCCTTTCTGCTCGCGTGGGCGGTGGGCTCGGCGCTGGGGGTCAAGCTGCTCGTTCGCAGCGGCACGGTCGTGATCGCGCGGGCCGCCCTCTCGCTCTCGGCGGTCGGGACCGTGCTGGTGGCGATCGCCGCGCACCTGCACGCTTCGAGCACCACCGTCTTCGCCGCGCTCGGCGTCGTGGGCCTCGGGCTCGGCGCCACCGCCAACGCGACGTTGGTCGGGCCGCAAGCGCGCGTGCCTTGGGCCAAGCGCGGCGCGGTGACGGGGCTCATTCAGACCGGGCGCACCTTGGGCGGCGCCGCGGTGGTGGCGGTGCTCGCGCTCGCGCCCTCCGCCTCGTGGCGCTTCGCGATCCTGGCGCTGCTCACGTTCCTGGGCGGCCGTGCGATCAGCGTCGCGGGTTCTTCGAGCCGCGCAGCCGATCCCGCGCCTCGCGCATGA